The Candidatus Nanohalovita haloferacivicina genome has a window encoding:
- a CDS encoding DNA-directed RNA polymerase subunit A'', with the protein MTELNWKERAQELPPRLQSMELTDDEHEKIKERYEDMQYEPGEAIGIVAAQSLSEPATQLTMETYHQAGGAQVNLTAGLPRLIEIVDARREPDTPSMNVYIHEDYNNEEDAKRVARKLREIKFNDLVRQDTIDIMQLRVEYELNEDLMEDYDVDRDDVKSRIKESVKKAKVTYEGGTLVLESSEDDYDLRDVKDLKNDTEEARIKGIKGIDQVVINQDDGEWQLQTAGTALRKTLKIKEVDETRTISNDLWEVLRVLGVEALRSRIIEETNQTLSAQGIGVDDRHIMLLADMMTRKGDLKGTTRYGIVGDKESILARSVFEETKKHLREGTLGGETDDLEGVVENLIVGQPVPVGTGTVDLKPGFGGDEE; encoded by the coding sequence ATGACAGAACTTAACTGGAAAGAACGAGCACAGGAGCTTCCTCCAAGACTGCAGAGCATGGAGCTCACTGACGACGAACACGAGAAAATCAAGGAAAGATATGAAGATATGCAGTACGAGCCAGGAGAAGCAATAGGTATCGTGGCTGCACAGTCACTCTCCGAGCCAGCAACACAGCTGACTATGGAGACATACCACCAGGCAGGAGGAGCACAGGTTAACCTGACAGCAGGACTTCCACGTCTGATCGAGATCGTGGACGCAAGAAGAGAACCTGACACACCATCCATGAACGTCTACATCCACGAAGACTACAACAACGAGGAAGACGCAAAGAGAGTAGCAAGAAAACTCAGAGAGATCAAGTTCAACGACCTAGTAAGACAGGACACAATCGACATCATGCAGCTCAGAGTCGAATACGAACTCAACGAAGACCTCATGGAAGACTACGACGTGGACAGAGACGACGTCAAGTCAAGAATCAAAGAATCCGTCAAGAAAGCCAAAGTAACATACGAAGGCGGAACCCTAGTCCTTGAATCATCAGAAGATGACTACGACCTCAGAGATGTTAAAGATCTCAAAAACGATACCGAAGAGGCCCGTATCAAGGGAATCAAAGGTATCGACCAGGTAGTTATCAACCAGGACGATGGAGAATGGCAGCTGCAGACAGCAGGAACCGCTCTCCGCAAAACCCTCAAAATAAAAGAAGTAGACGAAACCAGAACAATCAGCAACGACCTCTGGGAAGTACTGAGAGTGCTCGGAGTAGAAGCACTTAGATCAAGAATTATTGAAGAAACCAACCAGACACTCTCCGCCCAGGGTATTGGAGTCGACGACAGACACATCATGCTCCTCGCAGACATGATGACACGCAAAGGAGACCTCAAAGGAACCACAAGATACGGAATCGTCGGAGACAAAGAATCCATCCTCGCAAGATCAGTATTCGAGGAAACCAAGAAACACCTCAGAGAAGGAACACTTGGAGGAGAAACCGACGATCTCGAAGGAGTTGTCGAAAACCTGATCGTAGGTCAGCCAGTACCAGTCGGTACAGGCACCGTAGACCTCAAACCTGGTTTCGGCGGAGACGAGGAATAA
- a CDS encoding DNA-directed RNA polymerase subunit A': MKDIESIDFGIMSAEKLQKLAVKEIDQAEVYDADGYPVEDGVMDPALGVIDPGMTCQTCGGKIRECKGHFGLITLSKPVAHVMYAKQIRNLLRFTHVNENGNVTCLAKDLDKNLRKSNRMKEDPETGEEVPEVDLDKPYSYKIDGEEIKPDEIRERLSKIPDDIAADLGMEGARPEDLILTHVPVPPVTMRPSITLETGERSEDDITHKMVDVIRINKRLQNNIEIEAPDFIIDDLWELLQYHVATMFYNDMSSVPPARHRSGRSLKSVMERVQGKQGRFRQNLIGKRVNFSARTVISPDPNIGINEVGVPFLVAKKLSIPEKVTERNWEQVKEWMENGPDTHPGANYVYQPDGSRRRITDENLEDLLEAIEPGEGWKVERHLKDGDTVLFNRQPSLHRMSIMAHEVKVLPHRTFRLNLNVCAPYNADFDGDEMNLHVPQTEEARAEAEELMKVQEHIKSPKMGGPIVGMLQDYVSGLYLLTQPDRTLSREKAFNLLAEANEYEKELPDQEEISGREIVSIFIPDDISLTINEDDDNTVIIEDGELVEGVLDEDALGDYGGEIIQQLSIEYGSDKVAEFLNRVSRVGAIFLTKRGFSIGLDDLEVPDETTNKIRNLVEETVEDTEEIIKEYERGEMESITGKTIEETREIRVTKTLNEVFTDIGDLVRDEIDDDSSAYIMADSGARGSLQNVTTMAGLLGQNSVRDQRINRGYKDRTTSHFKKGELSPKSRGFVGSSILGGLDEVEMFFHQMSQRKALMDKSLRTKTSGYMYRRVSNSLQDLTVEEDQSVRNAQGDIVQFRAGEDGVDPQKSDRGLISTDIETR, translated from the coding sequence ATGAAGGATATTGAAAGCATCGACTTTGGAATTATGAGCGCAGAAAAACTTCAGAAACTCGCAGTCAAGGAAATCGACCAGGCAGAAGTCTACGACGCAGACGGATACCCAGTCGAAGACGGCGTAATGGATCCTGCGCTAGGAGTTATCGACCCAGGAATGACATGTCAGACCTGTGGTGGAAAAATCCGAGAATGTAAGGGACACTTCGGACTAATCACACTATCCAAGCCAGTAGCACACGTCATGTACGCAAAACAGATCAGAAACCTTCTCAGATTCACACACGTCAACGAGAACGGAAACGTGACCTGCCTGGCCAAGGACCTAGACAAAAACCTGCGAAAAAGCAACAGAATGAAAGAAGACCCTGAAACAGGAGAAGAAGTACCGGAAGTCGATCTAGACAAACCATACTCATACAAGATCGACGGAGAAGAAATCAAACCGGACGAAATCAGAGAAAGACTATCCAAGATCCCAGACGACATAGCAGCAGACCTGGGAATGGAGGGCGCAAGACCTGAAGACCTTATCCTGACACACGTACCGGTACCGCCGGTAACAATGAGGCCTTCAATCACACTGGAAACAGGAGAAAGATCTGAAGACGACATCACACACAAGATGGTTGACGTCATCAGGATCAACAAGAGACTGCAGAACAACATCGAAATCGAGGCCCCAGACTTCATTATCGACGACCTCTGGGAACTACTGCAGTACCACGTAGCAACAATGTTCTACAACGACATGAGCAGCGTGCCACCAGCAAGACACAGATCAGGAAGAAGCCTCAAATCCGTCATGGAAAGAGTACAAGGAAAGCAAGGCCGCTTCCGACAGAACCTGATCGGAAAACGTGTAAACTTCTCCGCAAGAACAGTAATCTCCCCAGACCCAAACATCGGGATCAACGAAGTCGGAGTACCATTCCTAGTAGCAAAGAAACTATCAATCCCAGAAAAAGTAACAGAAAGAAACTGGGAACAAGTCAAAGAATGGATGGAAAACGGGCCTGACACACACCCAGGAGCAAACTACGTATACCAGCCAGACGGCTCCAGAAGAAGAATTACAGATGAAAACCTTGAAGACCTACTGGAGGCCATCGAACCAGGAGAAGGATGGAAAGTCGAAAGACACCTGAAAGACGGAGACACCGTACTATTCAACCGTCAACCATCCCTACACAGAATGTCCATCATGGCCCACGAAGTCAAAGTACTACCGCACAGAACATTCAGACTGAACCTGAACGTATGTGCACCGTACAACGCAGACTTCGACGGTGACGAAATGAACCTGCACGTACCACAGACAGAAGAAGCACGTGCCGAAGCAGAAGAACTGATGAAAGTACAGGAACACATCAAATCGCCGAAGATGGGAGGCCCAATCGTAGGTATGCTACAGGACTACGTGTCCGGACTATACCTGCTAACACAGCCAGACAGAACACTCAGCAGAGAAAAAGCATTCAACCTTCTTGCTGAGGCCAACGAATACGAGAAAGAACTTCCAGACCAGGAAGAAATCTCAGGCCGTGAGATTGTCTCAATCTTCATCCCAGACGACATCTCCCTCACAATCAACGAAGACGATGACAACACAGTAATCATCGAAGACGGAGAACTAGTCGAAGGAGTACTGGACGAAGACGCACTCGGAGACTACGGAGGAGAAATCATCCAGCAACTAAGCATCGAATACGGAAGCGATAAAGTTGCAGAATTCCTCAACCGTGTCTCAAGAGTAGGAGCAATCTTCCTAACAAAGAGAGGATTCTCAATCGGCCTCGACGACCTCGAAGTACCAGACGAAACAACCAACAAGATCAGAAACCTAGTAGAGGAAACAGTCGAAGACACAGAAGAAATCATCAAGGAATACGAAAGAGGAGAAATGGAATCCATCACAGGAAAAACCATTGAAGAAACAAGAGAAATCAGGGTGACAAAAACACTCAACGAAGTATTCACGGACATCGGAGACCTCGTAAGAGACGAAATCGACGATGACTCATCCGCATACATCATGGCAGACTCAGGAGCAAGAGGCTCCCTACAGAACGTTACAACCATGGCAGGCCTACTAGGCCAGAACTCTGTAAGAGACCAGAGAATCAACCGTGGATACAAAGACAGAACAACATCCCACTTCAAGAAAGGAGAACTTTCACCAAAATCAAGAGGTTTCGTAGGATCCTCAATCCTCGGAGGCCTCGACGAAGTAGAGATGTTCTTCCACCAGATGTCTCAGAGAAAGGCACTGATGGACAAGTCACTCCGAACAAAGACATCCGGATACATGTATAGAAGAGTATCCAACTCCCTACAGGACCTGACAGTCGAAGAAGACCAGTCAGTAAGAAACGCACAGGGAGACATCGTCCAGTTCAGAGCTGGAGAAGACGGAGTGGACCCACAAAAATCTGATAGAGGCCTTATCTCTACAGACATTGAAACGAGGTGA
- a CDS encoding glycosyltransferase encodes MPTYNEKNNLEELTKRLSEALQQLEYEILIVDDNSPDGTFQEAERIQKETNRNVKAILRKKNPGLAKSVVKGFQEAQGEKIVVMDADLQHPPEKVPELASKITENTPVSVATRYKQDGGINGWTKFRKTVSRGAILLSKIIVPEARKSSDPVSGFFAVKKDRLKPEKLSPHGYKILLEVLAQIRPEKVEEIGYRFEEREKGESNLGLQHYIKFLEHAAECRLKHHGVDRYVDPRKIIRFMEFGAVGASGTLLNMLIFATTQSNGLHYLLSGTLAFGGAVQWNFFWNWLITFNKPSENIREKYLKFNSVSIGGFLIYQSILFLMIGVLNQPELPSNLLAIIGGFLWNFTGSEKVAFRPE; translated from the coding sequence ATACCAACCTACAACGAGAAAAACAACCTGGAAGAACTCACAAAGAGACTTTCAGAGGCCCTCCAACAACTTGAATACGAAATTCTAATAGTAGATGACAACAGCCCTGACGGAACATTTCAAGAAGCAGAAAGAATACAGAAAGAAACAAACAGAAACGTCAAGGCCATTCTAAGAAAGAAAAACCCAGGCCTCGCCAAAAGCGTGGTCAAAGGATTCCAGGAAGCACAAGGCGAAAAAATAGTAGTAATGGACGCCGACCTCCAGCACCCACCAGAAAAAGTACCGGAACTGGCCTCAAAAATAACGGAAAACACGCCGGTCTCCGTAGCAACAAGATACAAACAGGACGGAGGCATAAATGGCTGGACAAAATTCCGTAAAACAGTCAGCAGAGGCGCAATACTTCTATCCAAAATCATAGTACCAGAGGCCCGCAAATCCTCAGATCCTGTCAGCGGATTCTTCGCAGTCAAAAAAGACAGACTCAAACCAGAAAAACTCTCACCACACGGCTACAAAATACTTCTCGAAGTACTAGCACAGATCAGACCAGAAAAAGTAGAGGAAATAGGATACAGATTCGAAGAAAGAGAAAAAGGAGAGAGCAATCTGGGTCTCCAACACTACATAAAGTTCCTGGAGCATGCAGCGGAATGCCGATTAAAGCACCACGGAGTTGACAGATACGTTGATCCCAGGAAGATCATACGTTTCATGGAGTTCGGCGCAGTAGGAGCATCCGGCACGCTACTCAACATGCTGATCTTCGCCACAACCCAGTCAAACGGCCTACATTACCTCCTGTCAGGAACACTGGCCTTCGGAGGAGCAGTACAGTGGAACTTCTTCTGGAACTGGCTGATCACATTCAACAAACCATCAGAAAACATCAGGGAGAAATACCTCAAGTTCAACTCAGTAAGCATAGGAGGCTTCCTGATCTACCAGTCCATACTATTCCTGATGATAGGAGTATTAAACCAGCCAGAACTACCTTCAAACCTCCTGGCAATCATCGGCGGATTCCTCTGGAACTTCACAGGATCAGAAAAAGTAGCCTTCAGACCTGAATAA
- a CDS encoding DNA-directed RNA polymerase subunit B'', with protein MNEQFLQQLIDRNIVKHQIESYNRFVDERIQNILNEVGSIEPELPDGEDLVIKIVDVDIKRPKINEADGSVRQITPKEARMRDLTYSSEIKVTMTPIFEGIQQESEEVTIGEIPVMVGSELCWTSEMDDEELREAGEDPKDPGGYFIINGSEKTIISMEEMANNKPIYQEDDGEQTCRINSENEGYVQRHILERDDDIVEISFANVKNTPAIALIRALGYETDKEIVELIGDEYASDIYLNLYEVDASDQAEAFEYIANRAGVTNDVQERVTSILDDYLLPHLGQEEEARDDKAELLANMIRNTIALGKGDIKEDDIDHYANKRLNLAGELLEMQFRSVFLGKWGLVARMKYNFQKSAKRGRLPSLQSTVVADTLSKQIMGAMATGNWVGGRTGVCQSLERNNRIKTLSHLRNIVSPLSSDRQHFEARDLHPTQWGRVCPIKTPEGMNIGLRTHLAMSANVSTGMNDMDKNSLKAKLQETGINVSQ; from the coding sequence ATGAACGAACAATTCCTGCAGCAGCTGATCGATCGAAACATTGTAAAACACCAGATAGAGTCCTACAACAGGTTCGTGGACGAACGTATACAGAACATTCTCAACGAAGTCGGATCCATCGAACCAGAACTACCTGATGGAGAAGACCTAGTAATCAAGATAGTAGACGTAGATATCAAGAGGCCTAAGATCAACGAAGCAGATGGATCTGTTCGACAGATCACACCTAAAGAGGCCCGAATGAGAGATCTTACCTATTCTTCAGAGATCAAAGTTACGATGACACCGATCTTCGAGGGAATCCAGCAGGAATCCGAAGAAGTTACCATCGGAGAGATCCCAGTAATGGTTGGTTCCGAACTTTGCTGGACGTCAGAAATGGACGATGAAGAGCTCAGAGAAGCAGGAGAAGACCCAAAGGATCCAGGAGGATACTTCATCATCAATGGATCAGAGAAGACAATCATCTCCATGGAAGAAATGGCCAACAACAAGCCAATCTACCAGGAAGACGACGGAGAGCAGACCTGCAGAATTAACTCGGAGAACGAAGGATACGTTCAGAGACACATTCTGGAAAGAGACGACGATATCGTCGAGATCAGCTTTGCAAACGTAAAGAATACACCAGCAATCGCACTGATCAGAGCTCTCGGTTACGAAACAGATAAAGAAATCGTCGAGCTTATCGGCGACGAATACGCATCCGACATCTACCTCAACCTTTACGAAGTAGATGCATCAGACCAGGCAGAAGCCTTCGAATACATCGCAAACCGTGCAGGAGTCACAAACGACGTACAGGAAAGAGTTACCAGCATCCTAGACGACTACCTTCTACCACACCTAGGACAGGAAGAAGAAGCACGAGACGACAAGGCCGAACTACTGGCAAACATGATCAGAAACACAATCGCACTCGGAAAAGGCGACATCAAAGAAGACGACATCGACCACTACGCAAACAAAAGACTCAACCTGGCTGGAGAACTACTGGAAATGCAGTTCAGATCAGTCTTCCTAGGAAAATGGGGATTAGTCGCCAGAATGAAATACAACTTCCAGAAATCAGCAAAAAGAGGCCGACTACCATCACTACAGTCAACAGTAGTTGCAGACACTCTCAGCAAACAGATCATGGGAGCAATGGCAACAGGAAACTGGGTAGGAGGAAGAACAGGAGTATGCCAGAGCCTGGAAAGAAACAACCGTATCAAAACACTATCACACCTCAGAAACATTGTATCTCCACTGTCAAGCGACAGACAGCACTTCGAGGCCCGTGACCTGCATCCAACGCAGTGGGGCCGTGTCTGTCCAATCAAGACACCGGAAGGTATGAACATCGGACTGCGTACACATCTCGCTATGTCCGCTAACGTTTCAACCGGTATGAACGATATGGACAAGAACTCTTTGAAGGCAAAACTTCAGGAAACCGGAATCAACGTGAGCCAATAA
- a CDS encoding DNA-directed RNA polymerase subunit H translates to MAMDVTDHVAVPEHRKMDEDEVEELLEKFDTKKEKLPKIERTDSAIKGLDPEVGDVIEIVRESPTAGETTYYREVIESR, encoded by the coding sequence ATGGCAATGGATGTAACTGACCACGTGGCGGTTCCGGAACACAGAAAAATGGATGAAGACGAAGTTGAAGAACTTCTAGAAAAATTCGATACTAAAAAAGAAAAGTTACCTAAGATCGAGAGAACTGATTCTGCGATCAAAGGCCTTGATCCGGAAGTTGGCGACGTGATCGAAATTGTCAGAGAATCTCCTACCGCTGGAGAAACAACCTATTACAGAGAAGTTATTGAGAGTCGATAA
- the radC gene encoding RadC family protein codes for MDYTIKELPESERPREKLEDHGPQKLSDVELLSIILRTGTKGKNVKELSSEILNEHSLEEIADRGLDEMKKFNGISRVKAGQLLAVGELSRRLKKEEREKIQGLEDVKARTGDMKFMESEVLRVFYLNSGNELLAEEEFEGTVSEVGLNTREIFQAAMNCNATAIILSHNHPSGKASATEQDIAVTREIIELGEGLGVQVLDHVIVGEDFWSMRENSEVNF; via the coding sequence ATGGACTACACCATCAAGGAACTGCCGGAAAGCGAAAGGCCTAGAGAGAAACTCGAAGATCACGGCCCGCAAAAACTTTCGGACGTAGAGCTTCTCTCCATTATTCTCAGGACAGGCACTAAAGGGAAGAACGTGAAGGAACTCAGCTCCGAAATACTGAACGAACACTCTCTGGAAGAAATAGCTGACAGAGGCCTCGACGAAATGAAAAAATTCAACGGCATCTCAAGAGTAAAGGCCGGTCAGCTCCTTGCAGTAGGAGAACTCTCCAGGAGACTGAAGAAGGAGGAAAGAGAGAAAATTCAGGGCCTTGAAGATGTGAAGGCCCGGACAGGCGACATGAAGTTCATGGAGTCGGAGGTTCTGCGAGTTTTCTACCTTAACTCGGGCAACGAACTACTTGCTGAAGAAGAATTTGAAGGCACTGTCTCAGAGGTAGGCCTTAACACCAGAGAAATCTTCCAGGCCGCTATGAACTGTAATGCAACTGCTATAATTCTTTCGCACAATCATCCTTCCGGAAAGGCCTCTGCTACGGAACAAGATATAGCTGTGACCCGTGAAATTATTGAATTGGGTGAAGGCCTTGGTGTTCAGGTGCTTGATCATGTTATAGTTGGGGAAGATTTCTGGAGTATGAGGGAGAATTCGGAAGTCAATTTCTGA
- the rpoB gene encoding DNA-directed RNA polymerase subunit B: MTKVFLDGEILGDAESPDEALEQLKEKRRSGEVDQEVSIYYAEDRDEIRINTDSGRVLRPLVIVEDGEPKLTDDQLEDLKEGEISLEDLEEEGVLEHLDAEEEENAYVALSEDEVTEEHTHMELDPEIINGVSASLTVYPEHNRGDRVNFGAKMAGQGLGMPAREFHQRFDTQSNILTYPQQPIVETNTYDTLVGDHPIGQNMVVALASFDGYNIEDAVIMNQDAIDRGVGRSTYMRTYQTEAQRFWGGQQDEIGIPDKDVRGYRREEVYTHLDEDGIANPETEVDSDDVLVGKTSPPKFLGSGGGEEIQMGLADRRETSLTVRHGEKGKVDKVMVSETSDGDKLIKMKMREYRVPELGDKFATRHGQKGTVGMTVPEVNMPFTKQGITPDIILSTHAIPSRMTVAQLIELMAGKAGAMRGEPVDGTAYHNESKEEVKDMLEEMGFEKTGKETMYNGLTGEEMEAEIMIGPAYYLKLSHMVGDKVHARSRGPVTLLTKQPTEGRSQEGGLRLGEMEKDVFVGHGASLLLKERFGADSTEIKVCENCGEIAIEDKAENKQYCPNCETGDLGETEIPHAFLLLMNELKSMMMDTTLELEDEE, translated from the coding sequence ATGACCAAGGTATTCCTTGACGGAGAAATCCTTGGTGATGCAGAATCACCTGACGAAGCTCTAGAACAGCTAAAAGAAAAAAGAAGAAGTGGCGAAGTAGATCAGGAAGTCAGCATCTACTACGCAGAAGACAGAGACGAGATCAGAATCAACACTGACTCGGGGAGAGTTCTAAGGCCTCTTGTAATTGTAGAGGATGGAGAACCAAAGCTGACAGACGATCAGCTTGAAGACCTGAAAGAAGGAGAGATCTCACTCGAAGACCTGGAAGAGGAAGGAGTGCTTGAACACCTCGATGCAGAGGAAGAAGAAAACGCATACGTAGCCCTCTCAGAAGACGAGGTAACTGAAGAACATACCCACATGGAACTTGATCCAGAGATTATCAACGGAGTATCCGCATCACTGACAGTCTACCCTGAACACAACAGAGGAGACCGTGTCAACTTCGGAGCAAAAATGGCAGGCCAGGGACTTGGAATGCCAGCAAGAGAGTTCCACCAGAGATTCGACACACAGTCAAACATTCTAACATACCCACAGCAACCGATCGTGGAAACAAATACTTACGACACACTGGTAGGAGACCACCCAATCGGCCAGAACATGGTTGTAGCACTCGCATCCTTCGACGGATACAACATCGAGGACGCAGTCATCATGAACCAGGACGCCATCGACAGAGGCGTAGGCCGATCAACATACATGAGAACCTACCAGACAGAAGCACAGCGATTCTGGGGAGGCCAGCAAGACGAAATCGGCATCCCAGACAAAGACGTCAGAGGATACAGAAGAGAAGAAGTATACACACACCTCGACGAAGACGGAATCGCAAACCCAGAGACAGAAGTAGACAGCGATGACGTACTAGTAGGAAAGACATCTCCACCAAAATTCCTGGGATCAGGAGGCGGAGAAGAAATCCAGATGGGACTGGCAGACAGAAGAGAAACATCCCTAACCGTAAGACACGGAGAAAAAGGAAAAGTCGACAAAGTAATGGTCTCAGAAACAAGCGACGGAGACAAACTCATCAAAATGAAAATGAGAGAATACAGAGTCCCAGAGCTTGGAGACAAGTTCGCAACAAGACACGGACAGAAAGGAACAGTCGGAATGACAGTTCCAGAAGTCAACATGCCTTTCACAAAACAAGGTATCACACCAGACATCATTCTCTCCACACACGCAATCCCAAGCCGTATGACAGTAGCACAGCTAATCGAGCTCATGGCCGGAAAAGCCGGCGCAATGAGAGGAGAACCTGTCGACGGAACAGCATACCACAACGAATCCAAAGAAGAAGTAAAAGACATGTTGGAAGAAATGGGATTCGAAAAAACAGGCAAGGAAACAATGTACAACGGCCTGACAGGAGAAGAAATGGAAGCAGAAATCATGATCGGCCCAGCATACTACCTAAAGCTAAGCCACATGGTTGGAGACAAGGTCCACGCAAGAAGCAGAGGGCCTGTCACACTGCTCACAAAACAACCTACCGAAGGCCGCTCCCAGGAAGGAGGACTCAGACTGGGAGAGATGGAAAAGGACGTCTTCGTAGGCCATGGAGCCTCACTCCTACTCAAGGAGAGGTTCGGAGCTGACTCCACAGAAATCAAGGTATGTGAGAACTGTGGAGAAATCGCAATCGAAGACAAGGCCGAGAACAAACAGTACTGTCCAAACTGTGAGACAGGTGACCTCGGCGAAACCGAAATCCCACACGCATTCCTACTACTCATGAACGAGTTGAAATCCATGATGATGGACACAACACTCGAACTGGAGGACGAGGAATAG
- a CDS encoding NusA-like transcription termination signal-binding factor, with translation MATATYDTEMIRTINLFESITDVEARHAIIKEEEAYFVVPEGKAGMAIGKGGKVVQKVQNQLGKEIKIYEYSDNLGKFINNLVPTDLRGVDIKEEDGKKTVEIDVPNDKKGRVVGKDGQKIDSIREILARTHGVDEVKVV, from the coding sequence ATGGCTACAGCAACTTACGACACAGAAATGATCCGCACGATCAACCTCTTTGAATCAATCACCGACGTAGAAGCACGTCACGCGATTATCAAGGAGGAGGAAGCCTATTTCGTAGTGCCAGAAGGCAAAGCCGGTATGGCAATCGGAAAAGGAGGAAAAGTAGTACAAAAAGTACAGAACCAGCTAGGAAAAGAAATCAAAATCTACGAATACAGTGACAACCTAGGAAAGTTCATCAACAACCTGGTTCCAACCGACCTCAGAGGAGTAGACATCAAAGAAGAGGACGGAAAAAAGACAGTAGAGATCGACGTACCAAACGACAAGAAAGGCCGAGTAGTAGGAAAAGACGGCCAGAAGATCGACTCCATCAGAGAAATCCTCGCACGGACACACGGAGTCGACGAAGTCAAAGTAGTATAA
- the nucS gene encoding endonuclease NucS, with protein sequence MEKFLQSPEIEEAREVLAEYLSREYTVQINGLCSVNYQGRAKSKLDRGERLVIKKQDSAILVHGPENYQPKNWQPEVDSYSVEVDEENDHLILEAKRNNPEEVVEVRFEEIDLLTVDQLVDKSELKIAGHEVDIHESIEEEPEIVEEGLKVIERERETPAGFIDVFARDEENNYVVIEVKRNPDYNTVLQLQRYVDEIDEEFQGTIRGILVAPKMTDKVLDYLEDRELEFVEVEMADVINSYDAIDNSQKGLSDFSADYSTD encoded by the coding sequence ATGGAGAAGTTTTTGCAAAGCCCTGAGATTGAGGAGGCCAGAGAAGTCCTAGCAGAATACCTTTCACGCGAGTACACTGTGCAGATTAACGGCCTCTGCTCGGTTAACTATCAGGGCCGTGCGAAGTCAAAACTTGATCGTGGGGAGAGACTTGTGATCAAGAAGCAGGATTCTGCAATACTTGTTCACGGGCCTGAAAACTATCAGCCGAAGAACTGGCAGCCAGAGGTCGATTCTTACAGTGTTGAAGTTGATGAGGAGAACGATCATCTGATTCTGGAGGCCAAGAGGAATAATCCTGAGGAAGTAGTGGAGGTCAGGTTTGAGGAGATCGATCTGCTGACTGTCGATCAGTTAGTGGATAAATCCGAGCTCAAGATCGCCGGCCACGAAGTAGATATACATGAGTCGATTGAAGAGGAGCCTGAAATAGTGGAGGAGGGCCTCAAAGTTATTGAACGTGAAAGAGAAACTCCTGCAGGATTTATCGATGTGTTCGCCCGTGATGAAGAAAATAACTATGTGGTTATAGAGGTGAAGAGGAATCCGGATTACAACACTGTTCTGCAGCTTCAGCGGTATGTGGATGAGATCGATGAAGAGTTCCAGGGAACTATCCGAGGAATTCTTGTCGCGCCGAAGATGACGGATAAAGTTCTGGACTACCTTGAGGACCGCGAGCTCGAGTTCGTAGAGGTTGAAATGGCTGACGTCATTAACTCATACGATGCAATAGATAACTCGCAGAAAGGCCTTTCCGACTTCTCTGCTGACTACAGCACCGACTAG